aatgttcataatagccaTGAGACCTTACTGAGCTattaaggaaaattatttaaactaaaataaaaagtgatgattgatatatttacatatgataAGCTATTTCACTGTGTTTCCccttcaactttttttcttttttggctgtgccgcgtggcttgcgggatcttagttcccctaccagggattgaacctggggcccctgcagtagaagtgcagaatctcaaccactgaaccaccagggaatgcccccccttcaacatttcttttaactttaagaggaatataaaaatattttcctcattttttccaaagggagaaataaagtTTCTCCAAAGGGAGAAACTTTAAAGGTTAAATTCTGGGAGTACAGTTCATGATACCTAGTAGGTACTTGATAAATGTGTGCTGAATAAATGTGAATGATGCCGGTCGAATGCCAGTTTCTGGGTGTAACTCTGGGAACCAGAACTCAGTCTGTCCATGCCTTAAGTACCTGTCTTCCTTTTTAGTTCTGTATTCTTCCCCCCCCACCCATAAACTGTGCAGTGTCCTACTATACCTATAACTCTGGGGACACTGAAGTCATGGTAGCTTCCTGGTGCTTTAGAACGGAAGACATTCACATCCTAAATCCAAACCTAAAAGGGAGAAATGCCTACTGTAAGAACTGTCTTTCTTCCATAGCTTATATGTTTTcattacctttttaaattttttagcaATTCTAAAAGCAAGTTTTTTTAGAATTGCTAAAAAATTGaggaattttaagaaatttggaTTCCAGAACATTGTTATTATAGTGATACctttccttataatttttttctatcatgTTAATGAAACCTATAGGCATATGCTTGGCCAAATGCAAAACAGCACTCTGCCTCTGGGAGTAAGTTGCCCTGGCAAGCCTGGGAATGTGGCATTTTATGACTACCAACATGGCTTTTACTATTAACCACATGAAATGATGTTTTTATATGCCAGGTTCTGTACTAATGCTTTATATAGGTTCTCAtctaattcttaaaataatcacTTGTAAGGAAGGATTTCCCCATCCTACACAGGAGAaacctgaggcttagagaagtaaaGCTACTTGTCTGATACTGTACAAGTGTTGACTGGCCAATCCAGGTTTTGAATCCAAGCAACCTGACTTCTTATCACAAACTGCTTCTAGTCAATCACTGTGTCGTTGAATAAGTATAGTAGGTAGCACTTCTGACTCAAGATCTACTGTTTCTTAAGAAACAACAAATCTAGGAAAGTTAGAGTGGCTAAGATGGGTCGTTTAAATATAGGTAATTTGTAAttgcacatgaatatattcttTTGATTGGTTATCCTACTGCTCCATGTAAGAAAGGCAAATAATAACTACTGTTAGGCATTGTGTATGATTTTCTGCTTCTATATGACTGTCTTGTCCATGTTAAGAAAACCAGATTCCAGCTTCTCAACAGTAATCATTTCCTATACTGATTTACATTGTTCTCATTTGGTTCTCTCAATTACATATTTTGCtaggctttaaaaaatacataatttatgcatgaattaatttctttccctttccctttaagGCTGTTTAGGTTTTTAAGAGCCTATTTAATGTTATACTACTGACTCCTAAATAGGGCAGTTAAGTAGGCCACTGGACAGGAAGACGAAATGCAAAACTATGCATagtcttctaattttattattactgGAAGATTATCTCTTAGCCCAAACATgtgtatctaaaaataaaaactatagtaTAGGGATCTGATTAATATACCTGTgtgttacataaaaataaaatttgtctaGCCTGCCTTTAtcagccttttttttcccttctattttaGGTAGAAGATGTGTTACAACGTTGTCgagaatatttaattaaaaagataaatgcagAGAACTGTGTGCGATTGTTGAGTTTTGCTGATCTGTTCAGTTGTGAGGAATTAAAACAAAGTGCTAAAAGGATGGTGGAGCACAAGTTCACTGCTGTGTATCACCAGGAAGCTTTCATGCAGCTGTCACATGACTTACTGATAGACATTCTCAGTAGTGACAATTTGAACGTAGAAAAGGAGGAGACAGTTCGTGAAGCTGCTATGCTGTGGCTAGAGTACAACACAGAATCACGATCCCAGTATTTGTCTTCAGTTCTTAGCCAAATCAGAATTGATGCACTTTCAGAAGTAACACAGAGAGCTTGGTTTCAAGGTCTGCCACCCAATGATAAGTCTGTAGTTGTTCAAGGTCTGTATAAGTCCATGCCCAAGTTTTTCAAACCAAGACTTGGAATGACTAAAGAAGAGATGATGATTTTCATTGAAGCATCTTCAGAAAATCCTTGTAGTCTTTACTCTTCTGTCTGTTACAGCCCCCAAGCAGAAAAAGTTTACAAGCTATGCAGCCCACCAGCTGATTTACATAAGGTTGGGACCGTTGTAACTCCCGATAATGACATCTATATAGCAGGTGGTCAAGTTcctctgaaaaatacaaaaacaaatcaCAGTAAAACAAGCAAACTTCAGACTGCCTTTAGAACTGTGAATTGCTTTTACTGGTTTGATGCACAGCAAAATACCTGGTTTCCAAAGACCCCGATGCTTTTTGTCCGCGTAAAGCCATCTTTGGTTTGCTGTGAAGGCTATATCTATGCAATTGGAGGAGATAGTGTAGGTGGAGAACTTAACCGGAGGACCGTAGAAAGATATGACACTGAGAAAGATGAATGGACAATGGTAAGCCCTTTGCCTTGTGCTTGGCAGTGGAGTGCAGCAGTTGTGGTTCATGACTGCATTTACGTGATGACACTGAACCTCATGTATTGTTATTTTCCAAGGTCTGATTCATGGGTAGAAATGGCCATGAGACAGACTAGCAGGTCTTTTGCTTCAGCTGCAGCTTTCGGTGATAAAATTTTCTATATTGGAGGGTTGCACATTGCTACCAATTCTGGCATAAGACTCCCCTCTGGCACTGTAGATGGGTCTTCAGTAACTGTGGAAATCTATGATGTGAATAAAAATGAGTGGAAAATGGCAGCCAACATCCCTGCTAAGAGGTACTCAGATCCCTGTGTTAGAGCTGTTGTGATCTCAAATTCTCTATGTGTGTTTATGCGAGAAACCCACTTAAATGAGAGAGCTAAATATGTCACTTACCAATATGATCTGGAACTTGACCGGTGGTCTCTGCGGCAGCATATATCTGAACGTGTACTGTGGGACTTAGGGAGAGATTTTCGATGCACTGTGGGGAAACTTTATCCATCCTGCCTTGAAGAATCTCCATGGAAACCACCAACTTATCTTTTTTCACCGGATGGAACAGAGGAGTTTGAACTGGATGGAGAAATGGTTGCACTACCATCTGTATAGTCAGGAGTTCAGGGAGTGCACGCCTGATCTATTtgctttgtcattttctttgctAAATGAGAGAGGCTATGAAAGGACTGAATATGAGTACATAAAAATCTAtctttgataaattttatttttatgccctACTTAATATTTGCATCAGTATAATATATATCAGTGAGTCTTAAGAAAGATATGCTTCCATAATATGAAATAGATTATCCAATAATTGAGAAACTTTTATGTGTATCATGAGCATAAAAATCTGGATTATCTAACATTGTTAGCCCTGTGTATGTACAGTTCCAAAAGTTCTCTTATTAAAGTAGTTTCCTGTTCCTAGTGTGGTATATCGCAAATTATGCTGAggttattttattatatgtatttcatTCCTGTGCTTCTGTTCTGAAGTCCTGGAATAGTTTTTTTCGGTGTAGTTAATTGAGCTGCACTTAACACTAATGTCCATGTTGGTATTAGAAATGTTGTCTAAATCCTATAGTTGAGGAAGATCTTCCATTTTATGGTATTGCACAGGGAAAGTATGACTGCAGGATCAGTCTAACTATTAGGTGCATGTATTCTCTTTTCACTAACTTGTACTTGTCTATCTAGAATACAGGTCTTCCAATCAGCTGGTCATTTACCAGGTGTGGACTTAAGTTGCTGGGCTTGCAATAAGAATTGCTAGTCCCTCATTGTGCGGGTCTGTGTGGAGCTTTAATCAGTAAATGCCTCCACTTTCTGTATTACATTAACATTGGCTCATGCATATAACTACCTGCTGCTGTCGTATTTCTCCATCTTAAAGATTTAGAGTGGGTTAACCAGGTCATTACATCTTAATTTAATAACAAACATTACTGTAGAGTGATTGTGTATAGATATTCGTTAGCTGTcagggtgtgtttttttttaacctgttgtGTGTGGGGGGTAGGATTAGAAAGGTGAACTGTTCAGGAATTCTCTGCACTAGCGGTGCAGAAGAGCAGATAACTAGTGCTGCTCTGGCATTAATCCCAGGAACCACTAGCAGTAGCGGGGTGCCGCCAATCTAACATGAGCACAGGTGCTTCATGACAAACATTACTAGCATGTTCAACTGCATAATGTTCTGGCACTGTATTTTGAATgacattaatttattaaataaattgtatatattcaatacctgtttttcttttgtgatgCTTTTAGTTGTGCTTTTAGCTTTAGTTTTACGGAGTCAGCTTAGTTTGTGACAGGTGATTTCTTCAGAATTTTGttgattatatgatatttgtctgattTGAGCCTTACTGTAGGAACACAAATTACATAAAAAGTAAGAGGCAAACCAGAGCctaatgttacaaaaaaaaaaagatttttagttaTTTGAATGGGCCTTGTCCTCTTTCACATACGGTTTTTTCTGCCTCAAACACTCTTCCCCTTTGACTGGTTAGCTCTCAAGTGATTATACATCCTAGTTTGTGCCTGTTTTCCCTTTCACTTTGAAAAGTGTCCCTGTTTGGATAGTAAATGATATGGTAACCCTAGTTGAATTCAGTTTACACTTCAGGTAACTTCCTCcaactggcttaaaaaaaaaattctattgatACTACCATGAGTTCCCTTTGTTTAACTCTCAActgtgggatttccctggtggcccagtggttaagactctgtgctcccaatgcagggggcctgggttccatccctggtcagggaactagatcctgcatgctgcaacttaaaaaaaaaaaaaaaaaagatcctgcaagccacaactaagacccggtgcagccaaataaataatttttgaaaaaaaaaaaaaaaaaaaaagaataaatctcaaTTGTACCCCATATTACCCAATACTCGTTAAACTATCTTATACTTATCGATTGATTTCACCACTGCCGTGAGGGCAAGGGCTTGTGCCTACCCTATTTCTGCATCCTCAACATctaataatgcctggcacataggcaTGCAATAAAACCTGTATAAAGGCATGCATAGGTCACAAGGGGAATCTGAATTACAGTAAATCATTCAGACTACTATTTTGGAATTGCAGTAATTATTGGAGTATCTGACAGTATGGAAAAGGATTTGTCAGTAGATTAACATCAAATGAGctggcattaaaaacaaaatttccagggcttccctggtggcacagtggttaagaatctacctgccaatgcaggggacacgggttcggtcgctggtctgggaagatctgacatgccgcagagcaactaagcccgtgtgccacaactactgagcctgcgctctagcgccTGTgacccacagctactgaagcctgcaagccacagctactgaagcctgcatgccacaactgctgaagcccgcgagccacaactaccgaagcccgtgcacctagagcccgtgctctgcaacaagagaagccaccacaatgagaagcccacgcacctcaaccaagagtagcccccattcaccacaactagagaaagcccgcatgcagcaacgaagacccaatgcagccaaaaataataaataaaataaaaattaaaacacaaactttccaaaacaacaaaaacccccacAAACTTTCCAACAATATAAAAAGGATTtaaccaagtggggtttatctcaggaatgaaaggttggtttaacatctgaaaatcacataatatattaacagaataaaagagaaaaatcgtATCATttcaataaacagaaaaattatttgacaaaatccaaggaccatttgtgatatatatatattcatagaaGTACTAGAAGAAACATGGATTAATTCCTCTATAATGAGTAGGGAAAACTTTCCTAATAATAGCTCAAATTCCAGAAGTAATAAGACAAAATGTAATTTcacatacaaaaaaacaaaactttggtATAGAGTAAGACACCTAGGCAAGACACCATAGGCAAAGTAAGAAGACaacaatacaggaaaaaaatttcaagtggTAGTATCTCTAATATCTTTAAagagcatataaaaataaaaaggccaaGATCTCTAAGAAATTGAGCTTCTGAGGTGAAAAATAAACCATATAATATATGCTAAGAGAAACACACAATAAAACCAACACTGAGATGCTATTTATCATGTattggcaaaaatccaaaagtttGAATACTGTTGGTGGAGAAACAAGCACACCCATACATTCCTGATAGTCCTGCAAAATATGGTAGCTGTGGGAGATTTGACAATACTGGTAAAATAACCCTTTGATCACAATCCTGTATCTAGGGATCTCTCCCAAAGATAAACTggcaaaagtattttttaaatgtatgcacAGGTCTGTTATTCCTTACAACagtatttgtaatagcaaaaaggCCAGAAACAACACAAAATCCATCAGCAGTTGGTTAAATCAGGATTGGTTAAATAATGTCAGATCCATAAAGTAGATCTCCAGAATGTGTCATTAAAGGGCAAAGTGGAGAAAAGTGTGTATATACAGTAAAATGTACATTATTTACAAAATTTGCTATGTGTTTAagctaaaaagataaatataaacatttttaaatggttaactagagggaaaggaaaagaacagtATGAGGGTTAAAAATAGAAGTCTTCTTTGAACATaccttgttttataaatttgactttggaattatgtaaatattttacataattataaaacaaaattaaagattttaagaTGAAGCAAAAGAATCTAAATTAGTATATGGGGGTGGCATAACCCCACAAAAAGGAAGTTTCAATCAACTTAAAACAGTAATTTGTGCATCCCTAGTGGAATAaaccctaaggaaaaaaaaggaaaaaaaaacctttaacttTTTTTAGTCACATTATTAGTGGTAGTGTTGGTATTAGTATTCTAATACTATTGTGTGTGTATTGTGGTTAAAGCAAATGAGTAATAATATAACCTGTTATTACTAGAATCTTCTTAGAACTGGAATTCCCtgcagaggagaaaggaagagtaGAAGAGGATAAGTAAAACCCTGATAAAACCCTATACAAATtcataatacattaaaaattttttttttctcctttctgttgaACAGGCCTCAAAACAGTCACCAATCCTATGGCAGTGAGCATCCTAGCCCATGGACGGTAGTCTTGAAATAATACTTCCCACTAAAGGAAACAAAGAttcttgacaaaaaaaaaaaaaggctaattcCAGATGTGAGACAAGAAATGTACAAAGGAGGCTATGAGTTAGAgataagatggcagagtagaaggacttgagctcacctcctctcatgaaaaacaccaaaatcacaactaactgctgaacaaccatcaacaaaagacTCGAACCTACTAAAAGTGATagtctacatccaaagacaaaaagaagccatgatgagatggtaggaggggtgctttcatgatataatcaaatcccatacctgccaggtgggcaacccacaacctggaaaataattatattgcagacaGAGTTTCTCCCACAAGAGTgcaagttctgagccccacatcaggcttctcaGCCTGGGGGTCTtgcatcaggaggaggagcccccagagcatttggctttgaaggccagcagggcttgagtgcctgagctccacaggactgggggaaacagaggctccactCTTAGAGGACACACACAAGGTTTCACATGCACTGGGAGcttgggccagacctacctgtgggtcttggagggtctcctgggggaGGCAGAGGTCAGCCGTGGCACAcggtgggggcaaggacactggtggtggaGGCCCCAGTGAATATTCATTGgcatgagctctcctggaggtcacCAGTTTGGTACTGAGACCTGGCCCCATCCAATAGCCTGCAgtctccagtgctgggacacctcaggccaaacaaccaactgAGTGggaacacagtcccacccatcagcagacaggctgcctaaagtagTCCTGATCCCACAGTTGCCTCTACACATATCCCTTGACACGGCCCTACCCACAAGAGGCAGGACACCCAGCTCCACGCACCAGTggccacaaacacagaaagttagacaaaaagagtcggcagagaaatatgttgcagacaaaggaacaagataaaactccaaacgaccaactaaatgaagtggagataggcaatcttcctgaaaaagaattcagagtaatgatagtaaagatgacccaagatctcagaaaaagaatggaggcatagACCAAGAAGATACATGAAATGTTTTACAAATAGCTAGAAGATGtaaagaacagacaaacagatgaacaatacaataaccaaaatgaaaaatacacaagaaggagttaatagcagaataaatgaggcagaagaacgaataagtgagctggaagacagattggtggaaatcactgctgtggagcagaagaaaaaagaatgaaaagaaataaggacagtctaagagatctctgggacaacatcaaatacACCAACGTTtgcattgtaggggtcccagaaggagaagagagagaaaacgggcctgagaaaatattcgaaAAGATAATAGccgaaaagttccctaacatggaaaaagaaacaagtgcaGGAAGCgcagtcccacacaggataaaaccaaggaggaacacatcaagacacatattaatcaaattcacaaaaattaaaaacaaagagaaaatattaaaaggaacaagagaaaagcagtaaataacatacaagggaatccccaagaGGTTAtcggctgatttctcagcagaaaccctgtaGGTCAGAAGgtagtggcatgacatatttaaagagaagaaagagaaaaacctacaaccaagaatatgcTACCCAGCAAGGCATCTTGTTCAGAGTTGATGGacaagtcaaaagctttacaggcaaccaaaagctaagagaattcagcatgaccagaccagctttgcaacaaatgctaaaggaacttctctagatggaaaagaaaggccacagctagaaacaagaaaattatgaatgggaaagctcaccagtaaaggcaaacatacagcaaggtaggaaatcatccacacacaaatacgatatcaaaaccagcaactgtgagaaaggagagtacaaatgcaggatattggaaatgcatttgaaattaagagactaGCAACTTAACacaatcttgtatatatatagactgctatatcaaaacatcatggtaaccacaaaccaaaaatctacaatacatacacacacacacaaaagaaaaagcaatccaaacacaacactaaagatagccatcaaatcacaaaagaagagaacaaaagagaaggggaagaaaaaaagacctacaaaaaaaatcataacaattAAAATGGCAATGGGAAcataataattaccttaaatgtaacagactaaatactccaatcaagtcatagactggctgaatggatacaaaaggaggacctgtatacatgctgtctacaagagacccatttcagatgtAGGGACAAACACagacaaagtgaggggatggaaaaaggtattccatgcaaatggcaataaaaagaaaggttGAGTAGTAatacccatatcagacaaaatagactttaaaataaagattgttacaagagacaaagaaggacactccataatgatcaagggatcaatccaagaagaagatataacaattgtaaacatatatgcacccaatggacttccctggtggcgcagtggttgaaagtccacctgccagtgcagggtacatgggttcgagacctggtccgggaagattccacatgctgtagagcaactaagcccgtgcaccaaaactactgagcctgcgctctagagcccgcaagccacaactactgagcccatgtgccacaactactgaagcccacatgcctagagcccgtgctccgcaatgagaagccactgcaacgagaagcccgcacaccgcaacgaagagtagcccccgctcgccacaactagagaaaagcctgggggcagcaatgaagacccaacgcagccaaa
The genomic region above belongs to Lagenorhynchus albirostris chromosome 8, mLagAlb1.1, whole genome shotgun sequence and contains:
- the KBTBD2 gene encoding kelch repeat and BTB domain-containing protein 2 — its product is MSTQDEKQVNTEYAVSLLEQLKLFYEQQLFTDIVLIVEGTEFPCHKMVLATCSSYFRAMFMSGLSESKQTHIHLRNVDSATLQIIITYAYTGNLAINDSTVEQLYETACFLQVEDVLQRCREYLIKKINAENCVRLLSFADLFSCEELKQSAKRMVEHKFTAVYHQEAFMQLSHDLLIDILSSDNLNVEKEETVREAAMLWLEYNTESRSQYLSSVLSQIRIDALSEVTQRAWFQGLPPNDKSVVVQGLYKSMPKFFKPRLGMTKEEMMIFIEASSENPCSLYSSVCYSPQAEKVYKLCSPPADLHKVGTVVTPDNDIYIAGGQVPLKNTKTNHSKTSKLQTAFRTVNCFYWFDAQQNTWFPKTPMLFVRVKPSLVCCEGYIYAIGGDSVGGELNRRTVERYDTEKDEWTMVSPLPCAWQWSAAVVVHDCIYVMTLNLMYCYFPRSDSWVEMAMRQTSRSFASAAAFGDKIFYIGGLHIATNSGIRLPSGTVDGSSVTVEIYDVNKNEWKMAANIPAKRYSDPCVRAVVISNSLCVFMRETHLNERAKYVTYQYDLELDRWSLRQHISERVLWDLGRDFRCTVGKLYPSCLEESPWKPPTYLFSPDGTEEFELDGEMVALPSV